One Plasmodium cynomolgi strain B DNA, chromosome 2, whole genome shotgun sequence genomic window carries:
- a CDS encoding eukaryotic translation initiation factor 2 alpha subunit (putative), protein MGDLLRSKADLGDCRFYEKKFPEVDDLIMVKVNRIEDMGAYVSILEYNDMEGMILMSELSKRRFRSVNKLIRVGRHEVVLVLRVDSQKGYIDLSKRRVSPKDIMKCEEHFSKSKKVHQTVRHVAQKHNMTVEELNRIAIWPLYKKYGHALDALKEATVNPEAVFKGIELNEDVKNSLLADIQLRLAAQALKLRGRIDVWCFSYEGIDAVKEALKKGKEVSNDEVSINIKLIAPPQYVIVTSCQDKDLGMSKIQEAMKLISDKIKEYKGGDFKQQGEILVIGGDDEKRLEELLDKQDDLSSDNEYNSSEDDDENSSDDEENSSEIEEEED, encoded by the exons ATGGGTGACCTGCTGAGGAGCAAAGCCGATTTAGGCGACTGCCGTTTTTATGAGAAGAAGTTTCCCGAAGTTGACGACTTGATCATGGTCAAGGTTAACAGGATTGAAGATATGGGAGCCTACGTCTCCATCCTGGAATATAACGACATGGAAG GAATGATCCTAATGTCCGAGCTGTCAAAGAGACGATTCAGAAGTGTGAATAAGTTAATTCGAGTTGGAAGGCACGAAGTAGTTTTAGTCCTAAGAGTCGATAGTCAAAAGGGATACATCGATTTGTCCAAAAGGAGAGTATCGCCAAAAGATATCATGAAATGTGAAGAACACTTTTCCAAGTCGAAAAAAGTACACCAAACTGTTAGGCACGTTGCACAGAAGCATAATATGACCGTCGAGGAATTGAACAGAATAGCCATTTGGCCACTCTACAAGAAGTATGGACATGCCCTAGACGCTTTAAAAGAAGCCACTGTAAACCCGGAAGCGGTTTTTAAAGGCATAGAACTAAATGAAGATGTGAAAAATTCCTTGCTGGCTGATATTCAACTTAGACTTGCCGCACAAGCCCTAAAATTGAGAGGAAGAATTGATGTGTGGTGCTTCAGTTACGAAGGAATTGATGCTGTTAAAGaagctttaaaaaaaggaaaggaagttTCGAACGATGAAGTGTCCATTAATATTAAGCTAATTGCTCCACCACAATATGTTATTGTTACGTCCTGTCAGGATAAAGATCTCGGAATGTCCAAAATTCAAGAGGCCATGAAATTGATTAGCGATAAAATTAAGGAATATAAAGGAGGGGATTTTAAACAGCAAGGCGAAATTTTGGTCATAGGAGGAGATGATGAAAAACGATTAGAAGAACTGCTGGACAAACAGGATGACCTTTCCAGTGACAATGAATACAACAGCAGTGAAGATGACGATGAGAACTCCAGTGATGATGAGGAAAATTCTAGCGAGatagaagaggaagaagattaA
- a CDS encoding hypothetical protein (putative): MKEASLENELELIYEYTLSVELLIKKLKKIIERKDLFNKFVLKYLNKNVPSKLSHHMRYTKNNKFYEQIFLCAFYHIIVKLVLRDPLFNLQKGEGRSEHEGSNENDGCGLKGEQPKCTEKANVYVTTNEGMGRKEEVSSKALEYITRENLPCHKLSDGLLILHSTYEEICNVIYAFSVICYVYEFHSFFRIKNVRIAKSDKCAFGFFSWIYDIKLFVLRSLKLGEVRTSGRNERSGRSGRSGRSGRSGQSDRSDENDSAETQSPDVTPNKVANCANDQENEFDSGNSSNADFMTTRAVGDNKFVKMCVEKNDSQENSAHLGSTTMEMENPIIDEGFFNFMLNRGKHIERIFFAHLDEVQNCCAGINDEGVSSNHLGRGTNTGGKYNQDDKKKNYSNGTPDGDRSVMSDDIHKGVGASMGALQGGNADVGRYTQFRNDTKRMLGYAGGCGCKIKNYNEVKSHFEQLYSRMKNVKTSKLYIPLCLYVNYTFDFYHVSTKRKIWKIINFSLSFDEGAYDSTKVNKNCNENNVNSFFSNWNRQPEEDVNKRSCVSFYMGGLVEFINKDNSLERRHIMGALKKFIDCEMLDGNHLPSLEEKEEEEKKNKSDAAECDEYLKIFYMPNGVFGQEGDVGRKEPDCKNNTHSVSVAEHFSYDHVSAEMEQVQPYGGENNSPRKGTTMDDEKKKGKRGRKKNAQIDPFQRRRNPNYVIIGINEFVSEHLYMLISYICLNVTKIAIFLIERYNMTIPNRFLDLSSYLFICQTNKLNSNILHFINKYNIDRYLFRNDVSKKNLKENYFIYKKIECSEMGKKHKDLYLKFLEDIETEHYVTGPGGIKRGCSGLSSGNANGNRGRNTNSVRVRLRERRRRGKHHGGNLDTGYTYDSGNGGSNTGITSSSNSGTNSGSHEASPGGGSHEGGSRGGESHSGSHSGTHSDSNRSRSRSSKLYSSPNTYGDSHNQHINYPASTKKENMQGDKKNDLVVPENHSRQSSEGRNCPSSNVSFKQGQHSGTTATVERSEGGGMGVPTSSHSVMNRPNEEMTFDVATAILLPSDGGSAKRGAGHIGGVVCGDVVCVGGSNRSGGTNREHPLHAGATQQGDQAEIKRIEEADHSPNFNHISNIKYCTNVTYNNYEGELYYRAFGSNVCKREDTYNKVKMCHSEGCKQEKRLQQEKRLELAKQSNWQDKNGDAFANEVLNVAESWHHGSGAGDKGRTVSSSPSDFPLVSSTPSDFPLVSGAPSDFPLVSGTPSDFPLVSVSPSCSPLNPACVRSINFLNRESYPVKLNVPYSLHLNDILKSDVRISHVVDSCKGNKTLELELIKQQLKNGNVKYAMKLLKMFNYELLQFPNLFYYLNYKSYNYLVNTFDKRYIIYYLYDNPKYLKMYFNALLKKKNLEACLLAVYFLYPLYISSEDADFRMFYFLFFKPRKMKKTNYNSNIVNNEPYLRQYENEYRNRDRDRDREAGKNNGSGGANGNGNASENGAEIAAASAVGRGTHPVAGTNPLCNHNYNTVYSFLKNECVIINDLHFCFKNEEVMPFDSVTRKMYKLTDLCKYFDVFEKLKKINTEIIRNSFDYLIKRNGKCSCPKNFICIKDLGSSLKVVKVVETFEDFFTLYEHIKKKERVIFIDAEWKCTIFRENPIISIFQVALKDTPVSYIIDLKKIAVENYEINYYISDLFRDQNIIKVGVAFLNNDMLHFRKYYDIFAMLKWEKYHSILVDSTDKGEVPMGEVPMGEEHTNFGASFHLPLGKEQMTSNSTSDWDVLLRRAMKSVYESDDRSGSSNDGGIHLNEGEQGQHTNRSSPHSANNRRKEQRGKQNTNLSHDISYKNIFPVNYFVKYKKNEALIDKHLNSKCSGCGKVGIYSCIHKYYDLECIYLKYYEQLKGYFPHLRKNMSYSVKIFGKALCPDKEVNKECQILNWNFRPLSSISVEYAILDVLILKNFFNLIQSKLSFSIEQAL, encoded by the exons atgaaagaagcaTCGTTAGAAAACGAACTGGAACTTATCTATGAGTACACGCTATCAGTGGagcttttaataaaaaagctGA aaaaaataatcgaaagGAAGGACCTcttcaacaaatttgttcTCAAGTacctaaataaaaatgtccCATCGAAGTTATCTCATCATATGCGATATACCAagaataacaaattttatgaacagaTTTTTCTGTGCGCATTTTACCATATCATTGTAAAATTGGTGCTGCGCGACCCGCTGTTCAATTTGCAGAAGGGAGAAGGACGAAGCGAGCATGAGGGGTCCAACGAAAATGATGGTTGTGGGTTGAAGGGAGAACAGCCCAAATGTACAGAAAAGGCAAATGTATATGTAACCACGAATGAAGGGATGGGAAGGAAAGAGGAAGTGTCCAGCAAGGCACTTGAGTACATAACGAGGGAGAATTTGCCGTGTCACAAGTTAAGTGACGGACTTTTAATTCTGCATTCGACGTATGAGGAAATATGCAACGTTATCTATGCCTTCAGCGTTATATGCTATGTGTACGAGtttcattcgttttttaGGATAAAGAATGTAAGGATTGCAAAAAGTGACAAGTGCGCATTTGGCTTTTTCAGCTGGATTTACGACATAAAGTTGTTCGTTTTGAGGAGTTTGAAGCTGGGAGAGGTGCGCACAAGTGGGAGAAATGagagaagtgggagaagtgggagaagcgggagaagtgGCAGGAGCGGCCAAAGTGACAGAAGTGATGAGAATGATTCAGCGGAGACGCAGAGCCCCGATGTAACCCCGAACAAAGTGGCGAACTGCGCGAATGACCAAGAGAACGAGTTCGACAGTGGAAACAGCAGCAACGCGGATTTTATGACAACCAGGGCGGTTGGAGACAACAAATTTGTAAAGATGTGTGTAGAGAAAAACGATTCACAGGAGAATTCCGCCCACTTGGGTAGCACCACCATGGAAATGGAAAATCCAATTATTGATGAaggattttttaatttcatgtTAAACAGGGGCAAACATATCGAGAGAATTTTCTTCGCCCATTTAGACGAGGTGCAAAATTGCTGTGCTGGCATAAATGACGAAGGAGTTTCAAGTAACCATTTAGGAAGAGGCACCAACACAGGGGGGAAATATAACCAAgatgataagaaaaaaaattattcaaatggTACTCCCGATGGGGATAGGAGTGTAATGTCAGATGACATACACAAAGGAGTTGGAGCTTCTATGGGTGCACTTCAAGGGGGAAATGCTGACGTAGGAAGGTATACCCAATTCAGAAATGATACGAAAAGGATGTTAGGCTATGCCGGTGGATGTGGAtgtaagataaaaaattacaacgaAGTGAAGTCCCATTTTGAACAGCTATACAGTAGGATGAAGAACGTGAAGACGTCCAAGTTGTACATACCCCTCTGCCTATACGTCAATTACACATTTGATTTTTATCATGTgagtacaaaaaggaaaatttggaaaatcaTAAATTTTAGTTTAAGTTTTGATGAAGGAGCGTATGACTCTACCAAGGTTAACAAAAATTgcaatgaaaataatgtgaacagttttttttcaaattggaaTAGACAGCCGGAGGAGGATGTGAACAAGAGAAGTTGTGTTTCGTTTTATATGGGAGGCCTCGTCGAATTTATTAACAAAGATAACAGTTTGGAAAGAAGACACATAATGGGTGCTCTGAAGAAGTTTATTGACTGCGAAATGCTCGATGGAAATCATTTGCCTTCCctggaggagaaggaagaggaagaaaaaaaaaataaaagtgatgCAGCAGAATGTGATGAATaccttaaaatattttacatgcCCAATGGAGTGTTTGGACAGGAGGGAGACGTTGGAAGGAAGGAACCCGACTGTAAGAACAACACCCACAGTGTATCGGTCGCTGAGCATTTTAGTTATGATCATGTGAGTGCAGAAATGGAGCAAGTCCAACCCtatggaggggaaaataactCCCCACGGAAGGGTACAACAATggatgatgagaaaaaaaaaggcaaaaggggaagaaaaaaaaatgcacaaattgaTCCATTTCAACGAAGAAGGAACCCAAATTATGTCATTATAGGGATAAACGAATTCGTTAGCGAGCATCTTTATATGCTCATTTCGTATATCTGCTTAAACGTAACAAAAATTGCTATCTTCCTAATCGAGAGATACAACATGACCATACCGAACAGGTTCTTAGATCTGAGCTCCTACCTATTTATATGCCAAACGAATAAGCTGAATTCAAacattttacatttcatAAACAAGTACAACATTGACCGTTATCTTTTTCGAAATGATGTTTCCAAGAAGAACTtgaaggaaaattattttatttacaaaaagatCGAGTGCAGTGAGATGGGGAAAAAGCACAAGGATCTCTACTTGAAATTTTTGGAAGACATTGAAACTGAGCATTATGTGACTGGCCCTGGAGGGATCAAGAGAGGATGTTCGGGACTCTCCTCCGGAAATGCGAACGGTAACAGGGGGAGAAACACTAACTCAGTGCGCGTCCGCTTGAGGGAAAGGCGCCGCAGAGGGAAGCACCATGGGGGGAATTTGGACACAGGGTACACTTATGATAGTGGTAATGGGGGCAGCAACACGGGCATCACGAGCAGTAGTAACAGTGGTACCAATAGTGGAAGCCACGAAGCAAGCcctggaggaggaagccATGAAGGAGGAAGCCGTGGAGGGGAAAGCCACAGCGGAAGTCACAGTGGAACTCACAGCGACAGCAACAGAagtagaagcagaagcagcaaaTTGTACTCCTCACCGAACACTTACGGGGATAGCCACAACCAACATATTAATTACCCCGCGTCGactaaaaaggaaaacatgcAAGGTGATAAGAAAAATGATTTGGTAGTGCCAGAGAATCACAGTAGGCAATCAAGCGAAGGGAGGAATTGTCCCAGCAGCAATGTCAGTTTCAAGCAGGGACAGCACAGTGGTACAACTGCTACTGTGGAAAGGagcgaagggggaggaatGGGGGTACCAACAAGTAGCCACTCCGTTATGAACAGACCGAATGAGGAAATGACATTCGATGTGGCAactgccattttgttgccATCGGATGGGGGGagcgcaaaaaggggtgcTGGACATATCGGGGGGGTTGTCTGTGGAGATGTCGTCTGCGTGGGTGGAAGTAATCGGAGTGGAGGTACCAACAGGGAGCATCCTCTCCATGCGGGCGCAACCCAACAAGGAGACCAAGCCGAAATCAAAAGAATCGAAGAGGCAGACCATTCCCCGAACTTCAACCATATTAGCAACATTAAATATTGCACGAATGTTACGTACAATAATTACGAAGGTGAACTATACTACCGCGCGTTTGGCAGCAACGTGTGCAAGAGGGAGGATACATACAATAAGGTGAAAATGTGTCATTCGGAGGGGTGCAAGCAGGAGAAGCGGTTGCAGCAGGAGAAGCGACTGGAGCTGGCGAAGCAGTCAAATTGGCAGGACAAGAATGGCGATGCTTTTGCGAATGAAGTGCTTAACGTAGCAGAGAGTTGGCACCACGGTAGTGGAGCGGGGGACAAAGGAAGGACGGTTAGCAGTTCCCCAAGTGACTTTCCCCTGGTTAGCAGCACCCCGAGTGACTTTCCCCTGGTTAGCGGCGCCCCGAGTGACTTTCCCCTGGTTAGCGGCACCCCGAGTGACTTTCCCCTGGTGAGTGTCTCTCCAAGTTGCTCACCACTAAACCCCGCGTGTGTTAGAAGCATAAACTTCCTAAACCGTGAGTCGTACCCAGTCAAGCTAAACGTGCCGTACAGCCTGCACCTGAATGACATCCTAAAGAGCGACGTGCGAATCTCACACGTGGTGGACAGCTGCAAGGGAAACAAAACGTTGGAGCTAGAACTAATCAAGCAGCAGCTAAAAAACGGAAACGTAAAGTATGCAATGAAGTTACTGAAGATGTTCAATTACGAGTTGCTGCAATTTCCAAACCTATTCTACTACCTAAATTACAAATCTTACAATTATCTGGTGAACACCTTCGACAAAAGGTACATAATTTACTACCTATATGACAACCCTAAGTATTTGAAGATGTATTTTAATGCTTtattgaagaagaagaatttgGAGGCGTGTCTCCTGGCTGTGTACTTTTTGTACCCCCTGTATATTTCCTCCGAAGACGCAGACTTTCggatgttttattttttgtttttcaagccgaggaagatgaagaagacgaaTTACAACAGCAACATTGTGAATAACGAGCCGTACCTGCGGCAGTACGAAAATGAGTACAGAAATAGAGACAGAGATAGAGATCGAGAGGCAGGAAAGAACAACGGTAGTGGGGGTGCCAACGGCAATGGAAATGCCTCCGAAAATGGGGCCGAAATTGCTGCTGCGAGTGCAGTTGGGAGGGGCACCCACCCTGTGGCAGGTACCAACCCGTTGTGCAATCACAACTACAACACTGTATATTCCTTCCTCAAGAACGAATGCGTAATTATTAATGATCTCCATTTCTgtttcaaaaatgaggaagtcATGCCGTTCGACAGCGTCACGAGGAAGATGTACAAATTGACAGACCTGTGTAAATATTTCGACGTATTTGAAAAGCTAAAAAAGATTAACACAGAAATTATTAGGAACTCGTTTGATTATCTAATTAAGAGGAACGGAAAGTGTTCATGTCCcaagaattttatttgcataaAGGACTTAGGGTCATCTTTGAAAGTAGTAAAAGTTGTAGAAACTTTTGAAGATTTCTTTACACTTTATGAAcacataaagaaaaaggaaagagtcATATTTATCGACGCGGAATGGAAATGCACTATTTTTCGTGAAAACCCcatcatttccatttttcaagTGGCCCTAAAGGATACCCCCGTGTCTTACATAATtgacttgaaaaaaattgcagtaGAGAATTACGAAATTAATTACTACATTTCGGATCTTTTTCGGGAtcaaaatattatcaaagTTGGAGTGGCCTTTTTAAACAACGACATGTTGCATTTTAGAAAGTACTACGACATTTTTGCCATGTTGAAATGGGAAAAGTATCACAGCATATTAGTGGACAGCACTGATAAGGGAGAAGTGCCCATGGGGGAAGTACCCATGGGAGAAGAACATACGAACTTTGGGGCCTCATTTCATCTCCCTTTAggaaaggaacaaatgaCTAGCAACAGCACGAGTGACTGGGATGTGTTGCTAAGGCGGGCCATGAAGAGCGTCTACGAGAGTGATGACCGTAGTGGAAGCTCAAATGATGGTGGGATCCACCTGAACGAAGGGGAGCAGGGCCAACACACCAACAGAAGTAGTCCACATTCTGCAAATAACCGAAGGAAAGAAcaaagaggaaaacaaaacaccAATCTCAGTCACGACATAAGTTATAAGAATATCTTTCctgttaattattttgtgaaatacaaaaagaacGAAGCATTGATAGATAAGCATTTGAACTCAAAGTGCAGTGGTTGTGGAAAGGTTGGGATTTATAGTTGCATACACAAGTACTACGACTTGGAGTGTATTTACCTGAAATATTATGAGCAGCTGAAGGGGTACTTTCCCCACCTACGAAAGAACATGAGTTATTCTGTCAAAATATTCGGGAAAGCTTTATGTCCGGATAAGGAAGTTAACAAGGAGTGCCAGATCTTGAACTGGAACTTCAGACCCCTCTCCTCCATCAGTGTAGAGTATGCCATATTGGACGTtcttattttgaagaatttttttaatttaattcaGTCCAAGTTGTCATTTAGCATCGAGCAGGCACTCTAA